The nucleotide window CCAAATGAGTGATTTGGTTAAAAGTCACTCGTCTGTTCATCGCGCCTTTAACCACAGAGTGGGACAGACACGTTGCTATAGTAATCtggtaatttattttgaaaaccaaaatgttgtcGCGTGTTCTTGAAAGATCATATACAATATTTCCAAAAAGTTCTGACACTTCGTCCGTTGCATGTTGCAATTACACGATCGAGTAACATAATGACATTAATATTGATaacaaaatattataaataataaaatagccTGTACTCCTGACCTGATACATTCTGTCGTTGTAGCCTACTTCCAAACGCGCATTTTTAATTTGGCAATCCAAAACACAAATTCATCAATGTTGTGGCCAGGCTGTAAAACGTTTCGAATTTGTCCCAAATCTATTctgcttaataataataacacaatataTTGACAAAAATGACTAACTACATAAGTTTTGAAACGACAGTTTTAGCAACGATTCAGCTATACAACGCTGTATTATGCtaaacaatcaaaaacaaagtgttaatAAATCATACAAACTTAGAGTTAAAATGATATCTTCCACAAAACCTTCATCATGTTTATGTATCAAAAACCTGGTCTTACATTTTTCATAATGTTTATAGCTGATTTGATGGAATCAAAGGTGATGGAATTAAATGGAAATATCTTTAAACATATACAtgtatgatatatatttttcataaaGGCCTGTATAAATCCCCTTTCCAAgattaaataattattataataaacaacaataaacatttttactGTAGCATCCTAATCAtaactgtgtatttttttcccaactGGCCATTGCTTTTTGGATCACAACTTTTTATATTGACTTAAATCCATCTGTTGGTTGGTCTACGCCAAAGAAAAGTGAGAGGTGAAGGTTTCAATATTACCTGAaatgaggtggtggtggtggctggACTGCTCATTATTGTCCCATCCTGGCTTCAGCTGACTGGATCCTCTGTTCTCTGTCTGGAAGGAAGTGGTGACGGGGTCCCAGACCTCCTGCACTCAGCAGGTCTGTCTCACACACCTCCAGCTCGGCCagagcgagtgtgtgtgtgcgtgtgtgtgtggcattagAGGGCAAGGTCAACCCATTTCTCTGCAAACAATCACATCACACAGGGCAAAAtacattccaaccccccctcAACCTCCAGTTTGTAAGGTGGTCTGATGTGGGAACAGAAGAGGGTGGGGGTTTGGCAGCGGTCCAGACGGGGCCTCCAAGTCCAGATGAAGGAAAACCTGTTCCACATTAATATGACTTCATAATACACATGGTAGGGAGACTCTGCTTTCTGCACAGGCTTGGTTAAATGTTGCACCCTTCTTTAAAGTCAGTGTAATCTGTAAATGTGCTTTCAGATCAGATCACTTGGTGGTTTATTGGCAAGTGAAGAGGTTTAGATATCATACATCAGCAGTCAATGTTACTCAGAGACCTCTGGAGACCCAACCTacgaaacaaaacaaacctcaaTCGTTAGTCATTACCTCTGTTAGTTTACACTTGGAATTAATAGTCATTGGCTCAAGTGTTGTGACCATGTACTGTAGGATGTCACTTACGGCTTATGAGCTGTACAACTGCAATATTCTACTAAACATTCAACACACTGATCAAATCCATTCACATGTAATTGTAGCTTATTGACATGCATGGGTGAACTCTCCAGAGACCTTgaaaaactctttaaaaagTGACTCAATCACCATTATGACTCCAACTAAAATGCTTTTTGTTCAGAAAATTCTTTCTCCCATGTTTCATAAATAGCCAGTGTCTAGCTGTAGCGTCCATTGTACTTTCAttgatagacagacagatagatagatagatagatagacgatagatgatagatagatagatagatagatagatagatagataaaatagatcgatagatagatagatagatagatagatagatagatgtagtagaagatgatagatagatgggtggatagatggatggatggatggatgatggatgatggatgatggatggatggatggatggatggatggattagattactttattaattactttattaatactaaaggaaattaaaatcaaagcagTGAAGTGATAGTCTAGCCACCGCAACTACTACACAGAGCTGTGAACAAATGAAAAACTGTCACTACATTCTCTAGACCATTGTATAAACAATACAGCTGGATACCATTTCATTAAGAAACTGTTGTGAATATAACTTGACTAAACTTCTTATTTGTAGCTAACTAGGGATGCCTTTTGGTTAAATAGTCAACCGCTTTCATTCTGATATAACAAAGTTattgcatgtttatttattttacacttcTTTCTCTGATCTGAGCCCTCAATTTTATTATCATtggaacttttattttgaaggggaCATACAACACATGGAACCATTGTACTTTGTTATTGTTAAGCAGCTGGCATGTTATCCACGATTCATATCATGCATAATCAAACTTATATTGTGATAGATATTAAAAGGCATCTATGACTACTATGCTGGTGTTTTAAAGTGACAGTTTCCTCAGCTGCATGCAGGCTGATGCTAAATAAGGTGGTGAATGAAGAGTGGTGTCTTGCAGCTCCCTCTAGTGGATTTCATCTGACATCAAGGAAATAGCAGTGGAAcagtggaaaagcaaagaaataaatGCGACAAAGTTGTCTTCATTATATACTACCTGCTTGAGCTAAAACAATTGAACTAGCAACATAGCAGAACCATCCAGCGAGAGCTACAGGAACATGACTATATGTAGGAGCAACATCTAAAATCACCAGGGTGTAATGGCATCAGGAAGAAGCAGAGACATGGGAGAGAGCAGTCTGGTGCAGATTCATTCATGTGGGAACATTAACATTTAGGGAGCAGTCTGCCCTCAGAGCTGCCTGTCACTCACAGGCGTCAAACTGAAGTGCTGCGTGACCTTTAGATAATGATtgtgcacacacagaaaagaacCGAACCTCATGTGCTTATTGTGTGTTGCCATTTTTcagaccttttttatttattgtctttcaATCTGTTTAGCTGTGAACAAATATTCAAGGAGATGTGAGAAACTCCCCAGAGAAGTTGATTATATTGTTGGGAGGTTTTACAACGGTGTGTCAGAGGCCACAcactttagatttttttttttacaagaccAAAAGTACAAGCTGTGAAGTTTGTTATACACAAATAACAGTCCCCAACAACCTAATCCTCCCATCCCTCtctattgttttcttttcttaaactttCATCCCTCTCAACATCACCACTGGTCCTGCCACATGTTTCTGCTTGGATTTCTCTCAGTACCTGGAGGAGTTCTgtctttaacagactgaaaactCATTTCAACATAGCTGACATTTCACAAGCACTCAGGGCCTTTCTCTTTACGCACAACACAATCTAAACTGTTCAGTGGAGACATTTTATTCTCTTCGGTCCTGCAGCCACACAGCTGCACTGCGAGGCACAGAGGGGAGTGGACGAGGTCAGGACAGAGTTTCAGGCATTTTACCTAATGGACCTTTGTACTGGACGTGTGAAACACTTCACTTAACACAGCCTCTGGGCACTAGATTGGCATGTGTATggcgtgcgtgcttgtgtgaCCTTCATAGTATGCATTAGTTTAAGGTGACACGGTGTTAAAGGTCTTGACCCTCCGCATGCCTGGCAGTTCGACATTTCTGCATTTGgtagagagaaaacagaaaaaaacttctTTTAAAAGCTAATTTAGAAAACTTCAAAGTTAGTTTGGGCTACTACTGGCGTGAAATGTGGATTGACCCAGCAGCCACTGGATGGCAGTGAAGAGTGTaaaaagtcaaactgaaacaaactAGGGAACGTTTGAGTTGAtcaaaaacaacccaaacaaGATGAATGAAATGCATCATTTAATGTACAAGAAAGAAAATTGACATTATACGCAGACAGACGAGTGCACACAGCTTCAGAAAAACGGAAACAGGCGTGAACATGGTACCACATCAATGAAGTCTTGAGGTGAACCTGACGAGGTTCTGAGACTACCGGTGTAACAACACAAAGCGTTATCTGAGAGGAAGGTGTCATTTCTGCTGTGAAAGCAAAAAACATAAGTAAAAATGAGAAAAGCAAAGtgtgaaattacaatttaaatcacGAGAAGTAGTGgcacattttcccacagaatGCTGGAATGCTGTCAAGCAGCTGATCAGCTGTACTTTGATGTTTGCAGTACATTCTACGGCAAGTACCATCTAATACACTGCTGTATTAATGCAGTACCCTGTTACAAGCTAAGAGAGGAGTCACAGTTTCCTGACAAACTATCTTTACGCCAAGTATCAAAGGCTCCTGTTCCAAATCAAGTGCAAACACATAAAAGCTACTGCTGAAAACAGAAGAGCCAAAAGCCGTCAGGCAGTTAGCATGTGAGTGCATGTACCTTTTCAACGAAACCTCTACCCTTatactaccccccccccctcccagaaACCTGATTAGATGTTAGTAATAAAATGTTTGCTAATTATTAATGAAGGTTAGTTAATGTCACATAATGGTcacagtaaaaaagaaagaggcaaGAAAAAACTAACAAGACCCACCTTTTCTAAAAGTATTTTGTGTTGCTTGaatataaaaaactgaaatgtgtttaaatgcttttaaacaaTTCTTGGTGAATACTTCTAGCGGGGTTAAAAACACATTCGTTATGACAGAGTTATATCTCCCAGGGGAGATAAGTGCAACTGATTGAAAGCATGTGCCATACTTTGTAAGTCTGCAAGAACAATTAACAACAAGATTATTCAAGTTTTCAGAGGAAGTTGCACTAAACATTCTCCATCATACTTCTTCACAGTCCTGTGAACAAAAACACTGAGCCTCTTGGTCCCCTTTCAGCTGGGTCCATCCTTCGTCTGCGTTACAGCTACAAAACCAGCAGAAGGCCCCAATCTCACATCATCGCATCCAGGCAGATGCTCACAGTGTCACTTCATTAGCAGGGAATACTATTATTAAAAGtcacattcattttaaagcaAGTACCAACACTCAAGTCCACGCAGGAGTCTGGACAGACTTTACTGAAGTCAGACGTCCGTGGTGCGGATGCTGTCGTCGTCCAGGCTGAAGGGGAAGCTGCAGCCGGTGTGAGACTGAGGCTGCGAGCGGTGTCTCCGACGCCCGCTGGCCACATCTCCTGATGCTGTGAGGATCCCCAGTCCGCTGATTGAAGCTGCCGGAGGTGCATTGGGGCTAGGGGTCGGGGCGGAGAGGgagttggaggaggaggaggtggaggaagaggtggaggaagaggagagagaaggcaaGGTGGGCAAAGAGCTGAAAGCACTGTCTTCATCCTCTGCATCCAGGATGGAAGGCTCACCCGGAGGGACAGGCGTCCAGGGCTGCCAGCCCGGCGCCACAGAGCAGGACTTGACCAGTGCAGGTCTGCGCTCATCACTCTGTTGGCCTCGAGGCGCTGAGGAGGCATTGGGACTTCGATAGAGAGAGGACGCACGTTTAAATGAGAAACCCTGcaatgaaaaagacaaagaaataatCAGTGCTCGTCATATGCGGATATCCAGTTTTTGTCCTCAATCTAAGGATTGTAGATTTTTGTGTGTCAAGGGGAGAGACAACAGAGATACCTTAGGGGGACCTCtgaagtcctggatcttcatCTCAACATCCCTGATCCAGCCATACATCTCCTCCGGAGAGTCTGTCTGTATGAAAACATAACCAGAAGATACAGTAAATATCTTATCTTCTATCTGCACTTATTTTCACACTACCCATTATAGTGGTATGTCCTATTGTGTTGCGTCACTGGTGATATTCTAGATTGTTCTTACTCTCAACGAAAGATTCATCCCAATTACTGCAGCCAAAGAAATGTttgaaaataatcatcagtCACATCCCTATTTTATTAGGTATTTATGTGTTTAACATGAACATCAgctatctgtttttttaaaactttcaaATATCAATAACCGGCTCTAATTTAAATTTGTTATTCAAGTTTCATTTAagtttaagatgattttttttttgttgccgtCCACACTTGCGCCATGATCGTGGTCTCAGTGTAATCTatttatgtgttgtgtttttttcagtttaccAAATGTTTGTCatgcttccttttttttttgcacagacaaaaacaaaacgtgCTCATGCTTGcaacctctccctctctcccccagCACTTCCCATCTGATCTGACCCCCAACATCTCAGTCAGCTGTTCTCCCAGGAGGGGGTGGCAGgatgttattattgttatggtAACAGATGGCATTGCCtgttacacaaaaacaaacttttaatgctcctaaaaaaaaaaagtgcccgTGCCACACATCAGCAGCAGAGCATTTAGAGAAAACAACTCAAAGCATCAGGTCAGAATCACCTGCGACTATAGACAGTCTCTGCTCCGGCTAACTACATGACTTGTATCTAATCATGTTTTCACCCAGAGCCAGACGCAACAGATTGTATAACTCGTGCGGAACGAAGCCTCTGATTGGGTGGTATTTAAAAACGGGATTGTACCTGAATGTAGAAGGTTCGGGAACTGGTGATGATCTCAAACAGGTTATCTCTCAGCAGGAGATCCCTGATGGAGACACATAGTGGGAAATTATTATGCTGAATAATACAGTGGCTAACGGGTTGGCTAAATATCAGCAGTGGGCAAATCAAATTGTACTTTTTTCTGTATTCCTATCTTTATTGGGAATTATACAGGAAGTGGCCGGGCATAAACTAGACATTGTTAGAAATAGTCGAGACAACCTCATCTTCTCTGTTCAGTTGTTCTCTTTTTGTCATTTACTCTCCTCATGCGTGCATGTGTAAGTTTAACTGTTgagaaaatatacaaaataacattgtacaGTTTAATCATGTAGTTACATTAATCAAATAAAGCATTACTTGTAGCTTAACcccacctttaaaaaaagataaaaggttGAAAATGAGTCTAAATAAATTAACtgttaatgaaaaaaacagtggGAAAATAAAAGTCCAAATTACGTGATTTCTCTTTAAAAAGTTGGGGTTGTGTATTTAATACGTGATAGACACGTTTAAGACGTGTCTATGATGAAAAGTGAGAAAGCATAACAATAGTAATAGCTCATTTTTGTGGAGAAGGTCCAGATAAAAATAAAGGTTGTTTGAAGAGTCtatgaaaaaagagaaatattgaGAAAAGTCTGAATAGATCTCTTCGAATAAACTTCCCTGAATTTCTGTGACACTTTAATGTTAGCCTTTTTGCTTGTACACTGCAAAAATGTGGatgttgtttgtatgtgttcaAGTGTAATCTGCTGTTATCCAAATATTCACTAGAGAGACAACCAGATGGAGAGAAAGTAAAATGGTGGGATAATTTGACTCAGTGCTTCACATTTGACTCACCCTGACTTGACGAGACATTCATGGACCTTCTGAATGTCCCTCAGTGGAACAGCTCTGAGAGGCTCCTTATCCTGGAACATACATGAGCACAATTCAGACACGGAAATGGACAAAGAGAcagtcacacaaaaaacatcccCCGTGACAGGAAATACAAAATGCCTGTCTCCGCACCGTCTCAGACTTGTAGTAACTGACTGCATTGTCATCTAGGGTGAAAAACCTCCTTTTCCAGCTTTtcctctgaaaaacacacacaaaacacacaacacacacacacacacacacacacacacaacacacaccaacacacacacacacaacacacacacacaacacaccaccacacacacacacacacacacacattacagtttAGTTTCCACAtgcagctttttttatttaaacacagAGTTTATCAGTTATGAATGGCTAGGTACTCACCACATTTCCCTGTTTGACACAGTAACCACACCTTAGCACGCCTGGCCGGTtgcccttcctctctctcccgtcCGTCTCTTCGCACTCATTCTGAAACATTTCATCATAACCATATTTAATTTCAATACAACAATTGTGGTCAATGTTACCATCATCGTCAAAATACGTCAGATTACACAAAAAGTGGTATTGGAGGCTGAGAGCAAGCTGTACTCTGTTTTACTTTTctgaaaaatatacaaaaacaatactCATTAACGCTAATTCTGGCTTCTAACATCCTCATTGTCACAGTTATTATTGTCATAGTAACCACATTGGTTTTAGCCTCCTCTTTATTACCTGTATGGTAGTGTGCACCACCACGCCGCCGATGATCTCAGTCTTGTATGCGTGCTGTCTCTTCCCTCCCTGAGTGTTGCTGATGACTGCGGTTACATCGGACCTTGGAGGTGCAGGGCCAGACTTAGGAACCTGTCAGCACAGCAGGAGGTAGGAGAATGGTAACTAGCATTGCATTAAAAAGTACAGATTAGTGGGTAAAGCTGGCTACTAATTGCCAGGGGTGAGAGGTTTATTTCCCACTGGGAGTCTCCATGCTGCTACAGTACAACTGTAATATGTTCTGCATGAAAACAGCCACCCTAATCTTTAGGGTTGTTCAAACTTTATCATCCTTTACCAACAAGGCACTTAACACAAACCGGGAAACCGATCTCGCATGGCTGAAAGTCAAAGATAGGTTATGGTACAATCTATTAAGTTTATTTGGAAATACAATAGTTTTAAAACAACCAAACTACTTGGAttcaaaattataattttgttttCTGGACGTCACCACAGTTATCAAACAAGGAAGATACGGAGGGGTCAGATTACACTTCctcaaacaaagacaaataaaacacaacagttAGTATATAATCACAAAAAGGGTTTTGAGAAACAACTTCAGaggttatttttgaaaacatgcCAGCAAAAATCAAGAAGAAAGATAGGTATTGTGTGATCTGCTCTACAATATGAATttgcaaatacattttgatttctttatttaagtATTACTATTTAGTGACTTTTATATCATGTTTGGTTTTGATGTAATTTTATTGGGTATAATAGTGGCATGCAAtaattttatttactgtatgtaatgtTAAGTGTCTACATTTGTTGACTATAttctatg belongs to Etheostoma spectabile isolate EspeVRDwgs_2016 chromosome 5, UIUC_Espe_1.0, whole genome shotgun sequence and includes:
- the plekha2 gene encoding pleckstrin homology domain-containing family A member 2; the encoded protein is MPYVDRLNRVCGFLDVEEKENSCRFQRRYFILDTQENALLWYMDNPQNLPSGASFVGSLKLTYISKVSEATAKQKPKTEFCFVINAVSRRYFLQANDVTDMRDWVAALNKASKITVPKSGPAPPRSDVTAVISNTQGGKRQHAYKTEIIGGVVVHTTIQNECEETDGRERKGNRPGVLRCGYCVKQGNVRKSWKRRFFTLDDNAVSYYKSETDKEPLRAVPLRDIQKVHECLVKSGDLLLRDNLFEIITSSRTFYIQTDSPEEMYGWIRDVEMKIQDFRGPPKGFSFKRASSLYRSPNASSAPRGQQSDERRPALVKSCSVAPGWQPWTPVPPGEPSILDAEDEDSAFSSLPTLPSLSSSSTSSSTSSSSNSLSAPTPSPNAPPAASISGLGILTASGDVASGRRRHRSQPQSHTGCSFPFSLDDDSIRTTDV